One stretch of Micromonospora echinospora DNA includes these proteins:
- a CDS encoding DUF7455 domain-containing protein: MTPTLTPPPETVSPPATDERCDRCNAAGKLRITLAGGSELVFCGHHANKYAEDLVKITVRYASDPEFSWRGADLMAN, from the coding sequence ATGACCCCGACCCTCACGCCGCCGCCCGAGACGGTGAGCCCCCCGGCCACCGATGAACGGTGCGACCGCTGCAATGCCGCCGGCAAGCTCCGGATCACCCTGGCGGGTGGGAGTGAGCTGGTGTTCTGTGGGCACCACGCGAACAAGTACGCGGAGGATCTCGTGAAGATCACCGTGCGCTACGCGTCGGACCCGGAGTTCAGCTGGCGTGGCGCCGATCTGATGGCGAACTGA
- a CDS encoding inositol monophosphatase family protein: MITATPTARELLTIAVDVAREAAATAYRMRVEGVSVAATKSTVTDVVTAADRAVERQVLAALRQRRPGDAVLGEEYGAGETGPADADGVRWILDPIDGTVNYLYGLPYCAVSLAAEVAGEVVAGVVRNVVTGEEWTATLGGGAWRDGQRLSGSAATDLGQALVATGFGYDAARRAHQARVVAELIPHIRDIRRMGAAALDLCLVAEGRVDAYYEKGLAAWDLAAGGLVAREAGLLVTGLSGRPAGPDMVLAAPPALHGPLHARLVDLDASGGP, encoded by the coding sequence ATGATCACCGCGACGCCTACGGCGCGGGAGTTGCTCACGATCGCGGTCGACGTGGCCCGGGAGGCCGCCGCCACCGCGTACCGGATGCGGGTCGAGGGTGTCTCGGTGGCCGCGACCAAGAGCACGGTGACCGACGTGGTCACCGCCGCCGACCGGGCGGTGGAACGGCAGGTCCTGGCCGCGTTGCGGCAGCGGCGGCCGGGCGACGCGGTGCTGGGTGAGGAGTACGGCGCGGGGGAGACCGGGCCGGCGGACGCCGACGGGGTGCGCTGGATCCTCGACCCGATCGACGGCACCGTCAACTACCTGTACGGGCTGCCCTACTGCGCGGTCTCGCTGGCCGCCGAGGTGGCCGGCGAGGTGGTCGCCGGGGTGGTCCGCAACGTCGTCACCGGCGAGGAGTGGACCGCGACGCTCGGCGGCGGCGCCTGGCGCGACGGGCAGCGGCTGAGCGGCTCGGCGGCGACCGATCTCGGCCAGGCGCTCGTGGCCACCGGCTTCGGCTACGACGCCGCCCGCCGGGCCCACCAGGCGCGGGTGGTGGCCGAGTTGATCCCGCACATCCGGGACATCCGCCGGATGGGCGCCGCCGCGCTCGACCTCTGCCTGGTCGCCGAGGGGCGGGTGGACGCGTACTACGAGAAGGGGCTGGCCGCCTGGGACCTGGCCGCCGGCGGGCTGGTCGCCCGGGAGGCCGGCTTGCTGGTGACCGGCCTGTCCGGCCGCCCGGCCGGACCGGACATGGTGCTCGCCGCGCCGCCCGCGCTGCACGGGCCGCTGCACGCCCGGCTGGTCGACCTGGACGCCTCCGGCGGGCCGTGA
- a CDS encoding DEAD/DEAH box helicase, whose translation MPPRMPTLDTFPPLRAWQRKALVEYLRRRTEDFTAVATPGAGKTTFALRIAAELLADGTVEAVTVVAPTEHLKTQWAQAAARVGIQLDAAFRNADLHSAADFHGAVVTYAQVGMAPQVHRRRTMTRRTLVILDEIHHAGDSRTWGDGVKAAFEPAVRRLMLTGTPFRSDDNPIPFVSYERGGDGLLRSRADSVYGYSDALREGVVRPVLFLAYSGETRWRTNAGEELAARLGEPMTQDLVAQAWRTALDPAGDWMPQVLRAADARLSVLRANGMPDAGGLVIASDQQVARAYAKLLEQVTGEKAAVVLSDDQGASARIATFAASQQRWLVAVRMVSEGVDIPRLAVGVYATSASTPLYFAQAIGRFVRARRSGETASVFLPSVPHLLGLASEMEAERDHVLGKPKDREGFDDDLLERAQRDDGASGELEKRFAALSATAELDQVIFDGASFGTAAQAGTPEEEEYLGLPGLLTADQVSLLLTKRQAEQLAAQKRRAAQRTAEPAAAAPAVAPPPMSAAQRRVALRRQLNALVAARHHHTGQPHGKIHAELRRICGGPPSAQATIEQLEERIATVQTL comes from the coding sequence GTGCCACCGCGGATGCCGACGCTCGACACGTTCCCGCCCCTGCGTGCCTGGCAACGCAAGGCGCTCGTGGAGTACCTGCGCCGCCGGACCGAGGACTTCACAGCGGTCGCCACGCCCGGCGCCGGTAAGACCACGTTCGCGCTGCGGATCGCCGCCGAGCTGCTCGCCGACGGCACCGTCGAGGCAGTCACCGTGGTCGCGCCGACCGAGCACCTGAAGACCCAGTGGGCGCAGGCCGCCGCCCGGGTCGGCATCCAGCTCGACGCCGCGTTCCGCAACGCCGACCTGCACTCCGCCGCCGACTTCCACGGCGCGGTCGTCACGTACGCCCAGGTGGGCATGGCGCCGCAGGTGCACCGCCGGCGCACCATGACCCGCCGCACGCTGGTCATCCTCGACGAGATCCACCACGCCGGCGACTCGCGGACCTGGGGCGACGGCGTCAAGGCGGCGTTCGAGCCCGCGGTACGCCGCCTGATGCTCACCGGTACGCCGTTCCGCTCCGACGACAACCCGATCCCGTTCGTCAGCTACGAGCGCGGCGGGGACGGGCTGCTGCGTTCCCGCGCCGACTCGGTCTACGGGTACTCCGACGCGTTGCGCGAGGGCGTGGTCCGGCCGGTGCTGTTCCTGGCGTACTCGGGGGAGACCCGGTGGCGCACCAACGCGGGTGAGGAGCTGGCGGCCCGGCTCGGCGAGCCGATGACGCAGGACCTGGTCGCACAGGCGTGGCGTACCGCGCTGGACCCGGCCGGCGACTGGATGCCGCAGGTGCTGCGCGCCGCCGACGCCCGGCTCAGCGTGCTGCGCGCCAACGGCATGCCGGACGCGGGCGGCCTGGTCATCGCCAGCGATCAACAGGTGGCCCGCGCGTACGCGAAGCTGCTGGAGCAGGTGACCGGCGAGAAGGCCGCCGTGGTGCTTTCCGACGACCAGGGCGCGTCCGCGCGGATCGCGACGTTCGCCGCCTCTCAGCAACGGTGGCTGGTAGCGGTGCGGATGGTGTCCGAGGGCGTCGACATCCCCCGGCTGGCAGTCGGCGTGTACGCGACCAGCGCCAGCACCCCGCTGTACTTCGCGCAGGCGATCGGCCGGTTCGTCCGGGCCCGCCGCTCCGGTGAGACCGCGTCGGTGTTCCTGCCCAGCGTGCCGCACCTGCTCGGGCTGGCGAGCGAGATGGAGGCCGAGCGGGACCACGTGCTCGGCAAGCCGAAGGACCGCGAGGGCTTCGACGACGACCTGTTGGAGCGCGCCCAGCGCGACGACGGCGCCAGCGGCGAGCTGGAGAAGCGCTTCGCCGCGCTCTCCGCCACCGCCGAGCTGGACCAGGTCATCTTCGACGGCGCGTCGTTCGGCACCGCCGCCCAGGCCGGTACGCCCGAGGAGGAGGAATACCTCGGCCTGCCCGGTCTGCTCACCGCCGACCAGGTCTCGCTGCTGCTGACCAAGCGGCAGGCCGAGCAGCTCGCCGCGCAGAAGCGCCGGGCCGCCCAGCGGACCGCTGAGCCGGCCGCTGCGGCCCCGGCGGTGGCGCCCCCACCGATGAGTGCCGCCCAGCGCCGCGTGGCGCTACGGCGGCAGCTGAACGCTCTGGTGGCCGCCCGGCACCACCACACCGGCCAGCCGCACGGCAAGATCCACGCCGAGCTGCGCCGGATCTGCGGCGGCCCGCCCAGCGCGCAGGCGACGATCGAGCAGCTCGAGGAGCGCATCGCCACCGTCCAGACCCTGTAA
- a CDS encoding RNA polymerase sigma factor, giving the protein MTDPRQTGADVRSLTDTLIAHAQSAGGQLTSAQLARTVESAEVTPAQAKKILRALSEAGVTVVVDGSASTRRRVAAARSATPASRATTAKTTKKAAAPAPKQAPAAEESPAPAPRKATARKATTADVAKAAAPAKATKATRATKATVAAKTAAAKPGKADGAEGEIDPEQLAAEIEDVVVEEPAELTRAAEADAASSATDNDFEWDDEESEALKQARRDAELTASADSVRAYLKQIGKVPLLNAEQEVELAKRIEAGLYAAERLRAADEGEEKLVRDLQRDLMWISRDGERAKNHLLEANLRLVVSLAKRYTGRGMAFLDLIQEGNLGLIRAVEKFDYTKGYKFSTYATWWIRQAITRAMADQARTIRIPVHMVEVINKLGRIQRELLQDLGREPTPEELAKEMDITPEKVLEIQQYAREPISLDQTIGDEGDSQLGDFIEDSEAVVAVDAVSFSLLQDQLQQVLQTLSEREAGVVRLRFGLTDGQPRTLDEIGQVYGVTRERIRQIESKTMSKLRHPSRSQVLRDYLD; this is encoded by the coding sequence GTGACAGATCCCCGCCAGACCGGCGCCGACGTTCGCTCGCTCACCGACACCCTGATCGCCCATGCGCAGAGCGCCGGCGGTCAGCTCACGTCGGCCCAGCTCGCGCGCACCGTCGAGTCCGCTGAGGTGACCCCGGCCCAGGCCAAGAAGATCCTCCGCGCGCTCTCCGAGGCGGGCGTGACGGTGGTGGTGGACGGCTCGGCGAGCACCCGCCGCCGCGTCGCCGCCGCCCGGTCCGCCACCCCGGCCTCCCGCGCGACCACGGCCAAGACCACCAAGAAGGCCGCCGCGCCCGCCCCGAAGCAGGCGCCGGCCGCCGAGGAGTCGCCCGCCCCGGCCCCCCGGAAGGCGACCGCGCGCAAGGCCACCACGGCCGACGTCGCAAAGGCCGCCGCCCCGGCGAAGGCCACCAAGGCGACCCGCGCCACCAAGGCCACGGTGGCCGCCAAGACCGCCGCGGCGAAGCCGGGGAAGGCCGACGGCGCCGAGGGCGAGATCGACCCGGAGCAGCTGGCCGCCGAGATCGAGGACGTGGTGGTCGAGGAGCCGGCCGAGCTGACCCGGGCCGCCGAGGCCGACGCGGCCAGCTCCGCCACCGACAACGACTTCGAGTGGGACGACGAGGAGTCCGAGGCGCTCAAGCAGGCGCGCCGGGACGCCGAGCTGACCGCCTCCGCCGACTCCGTGCGGGCGTACCTCAAGCAGATCGGCAAGGTTCCGCTGCTCAACGCCGAGCAGGAGGTCGAGCTGGCCAAGCGGATCGAGGCCGGCCTCTACGCCGCCGAGCGGCTGCGCGCCGCCGACGAGGGCGAGGAGAAGCTGGTCCGCGACCTGCAGCGCGACCTGATGTGGATCTCCCGGGACGGCGAGCGGGCCAAGAACCACCTGCTGGAGGCCAACCTGCGGTTGGTGGTCTCACTGGCCAAGCGCTACACCGGCCGCGGCATGGCCTTCCTCGACCTCATCCAGGAAGGCAACCTCGGCCTCATCCGCGCCGTCGAGAAGTTCGACTACACCAAGGGCTACAAGTTCTCCACCTACGCCACCTGGTGGATCCGCCAGGCCATCACCCGCGCCATGGCCGACCAGGCCCGCACCATCCGCATCCCCGTGCACATGGTCGAGGTGATCAACAAGCTCGGCCGGATCCAGCGCGAGCTGCTCCAGGACCTGGGCCGCGAGCCCACCCCGGAGGAGCTTGCCAAGGAGATGGACATCACACCGGAGAAGGTGCTGGAGATCCAGCAGTACGCCCGGGAGCCCATCTCGCTGGACCAGACCATCGGCGACGAGGGTGACAGCCAGCTCGGCGACTTCATCGAGGACTCCGAGGCGGTCGTCGCTGTCGACGCGGTGTCGTTCTCGCTGCTCCAGGACCAGCTCCAGCAGGTCCTCCAGACGCTGTCCGAGCGTGAGGCGGGCGTGGTGCGCCTGCGCTTCGGCCTCACCGACGGTCAGCCGCGCACCCTGGACGAGATCGGCCAGGTGTACGGCGTGACCCGGGAACGCATCCGGCAGATCGAATCGAAGACCATGTCCAAGTTGCGGCACCCCTCGCGTTCCCAGGTGCTCCGCGACTACCTGGACTGA
- a CDS encoding LytR C-terminal domain-containing protein, with product MRALVVVGLLAAIALVIVVVAVLKDSQGTAGTAAACPDGWPLVDLRLREQKDVKINVYNATDEAGRAGSVADDFRNRKFQVKKVGNEKKAFDGVAELRFGPNAVGSAHLLRAYFLNEANQKFDANRKDDVVDVVLGNQFQQLATTTEVNQSLGDLGAPQAPPETCPKPVAK from the coding sequence GTGCGGGCACTCGTTGTCGTCGGACTGCTGGCGGCCATCGCCCTGGTCATCGTGGTCGTCGCCGTGCTGAAGGACAGTCAGGGCACAGCCGGTACGGCGGCCGCCTGCCCGGACGGCTGGCCCCTGGTCGACCTGCGGCTGCGGGAACAGAAGGACGTCAAGATCAACGTCTACAACGCCACCGACGAGGCCGGCCGGGCCGGCAGCGTCGCGGACGACTTCCGCAACCGCAAGTTCCAGGTCAAGAAGGTCGGCAACGAGAAGAAGGCGTTCGACGGCGTGGCCGAGCTGCGGTTCGGGCCCAACGCCGTGGGCTCGGCGCACCTGCTGCGCGCGTACTTCCTCAACGAGGCCAACCAGAAGTTCGACGCGAACCGCAAGGACGACGTGGTCGACGTGGTCCTGGGCAACCAGTTCCAGCAGCTCGCCACCACCACCGAGGTCAACCAGTCGCTCGGCGACCTGGGCGCGCCGCAGGCGCCGCCCGAGACCTGCCCGAAGCCGGTCGCTAAGTAG
- a CDS encoding DUF4193 domain-containing protein produces the protein MATDYDAPRRDEVDLGEDSLEELKARRVDSQSGAVDVDEAEVAESFELPGADLADEELTVKVLPMQQDEFRCARCFLVHHRSQLAVERNGDLICRECV, from the coding sequence ATGGCCACCGACTACGACGCCCCGCGTCGCGACGAGGTCGACCTCGGCGAGGACAGCCTGGAAGAGCTCAAGGCCCGGCGGGTCGACTCACAGTCGGGCGCCGTGGACGTCGACGAGGCCGAGGTGGCCGAGAGCTTCGAGCTGCCCGGCGCCGATCTGGCCGACGAGGAGCTCACGGTCAAGGTCCTCCCGATGCAGCAGGACGAGTTCCGGTGCGCCCGCTGCTTCCTGGTACACCACCGCAGCCAGCTGGCGGTCGAGCGCAACGGCGACCTGATCTGCCGCGAGTGCGTCTGA